In Streptantibioticus cattleyicolor NRRL 8057 = DSM 46488, a genomic segment contains:
- a CDS encoding SAM-dependent methyltransferase has protein sequence MTDAIGEVDQTKPSIARVYDYLLGGKDNYAVDREIGDRFKNEMPGSVAIAYTNRRALVRAVRDIALHTPIRQFIDVGSGLPTADNVHQVAQRHAPPTRVLYVDNDPIVLAHGRALLEENDLTGVIRADVRHPQVILDHAIASGLIDFGRPVAIILSAILHHINDDEDPRAVVRFWRDHVPSGSHFFISHFRSGHNDETREAERVLQTTFGRGRWRTDQEIEALFDGLEILEPGILPAVLWRAGDPDDDVSRIGQESAGRAPTVWEQLIVAGLGRKP, from the coding sequence ATGACCGACGCCATCGGCGAGGTGGACCAGACGAAGCCGAGCATCGCCCGTGTCTACGACTATCTGCTCGGCGGCAAGGACAACTACGCCGTCGACCGGGAGATCGGTGACCGGTTCAAGAACGAGATGCCCGGGTCGGTCGCCATCGCCTACACCAACCGCCGGGCGCTGGTGCGCGCGGTGCGGGACATCGCGCTGCACACACCGATCCGCCAGTTCATCGACGTGGGCAGCGGCCTGCCGACCGCCGACAACGTGCACCAGGTGGCCCAGCGCCACGCGCCGCCGACCCGGGTGCTCTACGTCGACAACGACCCCATCGTGCTCGCCCACGGCCGCGCCCTGCTGGAGGAGAACGACCTCACCGGCGTCATCCGGGCCGACGTGCGCCACCCGCAGGTCATCCTCGACCACGCCATCGCCAGCGGGCTGATCGACTTCGGGCGCCCGGTCGCCATCATCCTCAGCGCGATCCTGCACCACATCAACGACGACGAGGACCCGCGTGCCGTGGTGCGTTTCTGGCGCGACCACGTCCCCTCCGGCAGCCACTTCTTCATCAGCCACTTCCGCAGCGGCCACAACGACGAGACCAGGGAGGCCGAACGCGTCCTGCAGACCACCTTCGGGCGCGGCCGGTGGCGCACCGACCAGGAGATCGAGGCGCTCTTCGACGGGCTGGAGATCCTCGAACCCGGCATCCTGCCCGCCGTGCTGTGGCGGGCCGGCGACCCCGACGACGACGTCTCACGCATCGGCCAGGAGTCCGCCGGACGGGCCCCCACGGTGTGGGAGCAGCTGATCGTCGCCGGCCTCGGCCGCAAGCCCTGA
- a CDS encoding M1 family metallopeptidase, with product MSTSTRRAFLAGMIALPALGLAADAAGRSNDEMRFWPRRHHVPPGTRYFAEHGDPELHVAEYDLRLAYRPDRRTLDAVARITATHGAGAPGADLDLSSALKVSEVLLDGAPVPFRHHRGKLRITPEGGLRAGRPFHAEVRYGGRPKPLRTAAFGEIGWDYDEADPTGVMVASQPVGAPSWYPCNDHPADKAAYRFEVTVPAGLQVVANGVLTDRRPMPSGAERWTYEHAGPMASYLATLGIGSYVLHSQHGGSVPIRNAFPERLAALFHHDFGRQPQMTRVFTDLFGPYPFEVYGAVVVDAELDDPVENQTFSLFGTNHLDGRRGSERLVAHELVHQWFGNSVTLADWRDIWLNEGFATYGEWLWWEFSGDRPAAAHAAEHWADLDDDPQWLRIGDPGPDRIFDDRVYTRGACTLHALRTTVGDDRFFATLRAWAGEYRHRSAGTAEFIALAEHHAGRELGSLFTPWLYEKRLPPLPGTTGA from the coding sequence ATGTCGACGTCGACCCGCCGGGCCTTCCTGGCCGGGATGATCGCCTTGCCGGCCCTGGGCCTGGCCGCCGACGCCGCGGGTAGGAGCAACGACGAGATGAGGTTCTGGCCACGGCGGCACCACGTTCCGCCCGGTACCCGGTACTTCGCCGAGCACGGCGATCCGGAACTCCACGTCGCCGAGTACGACCTGCGTCTGGCCTACCGTCCCGACCGCCGGACGCTGGACGCGGTCGCCCGGATCACCGCCACGCACGGCGCCGGCGCCCCCGGTGCCGACCTCGACCTCTCCTCCGCGCTCAAGGTCTCCGAGGTGCTGCTCGACGGCGCCCCGGTGCCTTTCCGGCACCACCGCGGCAAACTGCGGATCACCCCGGAGGGGGGCTTGCGCGCGGGGCGCCCGTTCCACGCCGAGGTGCGCTACGGGGGCCGGCCCAAGCCGCTGCGCACCGCCGCCTTCGGCGAGATCGGCTGGGACTACGACGAGGCCGACCCCACCGGTGTGATGGTGGCCAGCCAGCCCGTCGGCGCCCCCTCCTGGTACCCGTGCAACGACCACCCCGCCGACAAGGCCGCCTACCGCTTCGAGGTCACCGTCCCGGCCGGCCTCCAGGTGGTCGCCAACGGCGTGCTCACCGACCGCCGCCCGATGCCCTCCGGCGCTGAGCGGTGGACGTACGAACACGCCGGGCCGATGGCCAGCTACCTGGCCACCCTGGGCATCGGCAGCTACGTCCTCCACTCCCAGCACGGCGGCAGCGTGCCCATCCGCAACGCCTTCCCGGAGCGGCTGGCCGCCCTCTTCCACCACGACTTCGGCCGCCAGCCGCAGATGACCCGGGTCTTCACCGACCTGTTCGGGCCGTACCCGTTCGAGGTGTACGGGGCGGTGGTGGTCGACGCCGAACTCGACGACCCGGTGGAGAACCAGACGTTCTCCCTGTTCGGCACCAACCACCTCGACGGCCGGCGGGGCAGCGAGCGGCTGGTCGCCCACGAGCTGGTCCACCAGTGGTTCGGCAACAGCGTCACCCTCGCCGACTGGCGCGACATCTGGCTCAACGAGGGGTTCGCCACCTACGGCGAGTGGCTGTGGTGGGAGTTCTCCGGCGACCGCCCGGCCGCCGCCCACGCCGCCGAACACTGGGCCGACCTCGACGACGACCCGCAGTGGCTGCGCATCGGCGACCCCGGCCCCGACCGCATCTTCGACGACCGGGTCTACACCCGTGGCGCCTGCACCCTGCACGCGCTGCGCACCACCGTCGGCGACGACCGCTTCTTCGCCACGCTGCGCGCCTGGGCGGGTGAATACCGCCACCGCAGCGCCGGCACCGCCGAGTTCATCGCCCTGGCCGAACACCACGCCGGCCGCGAGCTGGGCTCGCTCTTCACCCCCTGGCTCTACGAGAAACGGCTGCCGCCGCTGCCCGGGACCACCGGCGCCTGA
- a CDS encoding sensor histidine kinase codes for MGSGTGAPPCAWRAVRARPFRYLCSLRPLRCAAYVLTGAVCGPVLMSALAVLTVAGVVTAPLGVGLVALLAVALSGVAVGAVERRRLRLVEPGRPASPHRAPVGADPLRWVRLRLTERATWRELGYVALWCTVFTGTGVVFAALLGLSCLLAAAPVVAAAIAPDHLMIPAGHLVPGPARALPAAVVGLAGLVVCAWLAALLAGAQAKAAGALLGPRDDDLGARVIELTRSRARMALGQREREAGALIARARGEARDALDLLRDLVRGVHPQVLTDHGLVAAVEELAARHPVPVAVTVDLPHRLPPAVEATAYFTVAEALTSAAKHSGAGRIEVSGGFDGTRLALLVHDDGRGGADPSAGAGLQGLADRLAILGGTLVVSSPAGGPTRLRVEVPC; via the coding sequence GTGGGGAGCGGGACGGGGGCGCCGCCGTGCGCGTGGCGGGCGGTGCGCGCGCGTCCGTTCCGGTACCTGTGCTCGCTTCGGCCGTTGCGGTGCGCGGCGTACGTGCTGACCGGCGCGGTGTGCGGTCCGGTGCTGATGTCGGCGCTGGCCGTGCTGACGGTGGCCGGGGTGGTCACGGCGCCGCTCGGGGTCGGACTCGTCGCGTTGCTCGCGGTGGCGCTGAGCGGGGTCGCGGTGGGGGCGGTGGAACGCCGCAGGCTGCGGCTGGTCGAGCCGGGACGGCCGGCGAGCCCGCACCGCGCACCGGTCGGCGCCGACCCGCTGCGCTGGGTGCGTCTGCGCCTCACCGAGCGGGCCACCTGGCGGGAACTGGGGTACGTGGCGCTGTGGTGCACGGTGTTCACCGGCACCGGGGTGGTCTTCGCGGCGCTGCTGGGGCTGAGTTGCCTGCTCGCCGCGGCGCCGGTGGTGGCCGCCGCCATCGCCCCGGACCACCTGATGATCCCGGCCGGCCACCTGGTCCCCGGCCCGGCGCGGGCGCTGCCGGCCGCGGTGGTGGGGCTGGCCGGGCTGGTGGTGTGCGCGTGGCTCGCGGCGTTGCTGGCCGGCGCGCAGGCCAAGGCGGCCGGTGCGCTGCTCGGCCCCCGGGACGACGACCTGGGCGCCCGGGTGATCGAACTGACCCGGTCCCGGGCGCGGATGGCACTGGGGCAGCGCGAACGGGAGGCCGGAGCGCTGATCGCCAGGGCCAGGGGCGAGGCCCGTGACGCCCTGGACCTCCTGCGCGACCTGGTGCGCGGCGTCCACCCCCAGGTGCTCACCGACCACGGACTGGTCGCCGCCGTCGAGGAGTTGGCGGCCCGCCACCCGGTCCCCGTCGCCGTCACCGTCGACCTGCCGCACCGGCTGCCGCCCGCCGTCGAGGCCACCGCGTACTTCACCGTGGCCGAAGCGCTCACCAGCGCCGCCAAGCACAGCGGGGCCGGCCGGATCGAGGTGTCGGGCGGCTTCGACGGCACCCGGCTCGCGCTGCTCGTCCACGACGACGGGCGCGGCGGCGCGGACCCGTCCGCCGGGGCCGGACTCCAGGGGCTCGCCGACCGGCTGGCGATCCTCGGCGGGACGCTGGTGGTCTCCAGCCCGGCCGGCGGCCCGACCCGGCTGCGGGTGGAGGTGCCGTGCTGA
- a CDS encoding Pls/PosA family non-ribosomal peptide synthetase gives MTPRSRSADPARRAAPAPTAPDTGAVWPAVSPAPPRTLVDILLDTVRRHPTAPALDDGSTLLTYRALLADVTALAGKLRAEGIGAGDRVGIRVPSGTADLYVAVLAVLYAGAAYVPVDADDPDERAELIWSEAGVCAVLGAERSLTLRPEVAVGGVERGPGPGDDAWVIFTSGTTGRPKGVAVGHRSAAAFVDAEAGLFCRERPLGPGDRVLAGLSVAFDASCEEMWLAWRHGGCLVPAPREVVRAGADLGPWLVERGVTVVSTVPTLAALWPVEALARVRLLIVGGEACPAELVERLGAGREMWNTYGPTETTVVALAARLVPGEPVRIGVPLAGWEVAVVDARGRAVAWGGTGELLIAGVGTARYLDAVKDAEKFGAHPVFPGRRVYRSGDLVRAERAGLVFAGRADEQVKLAGRRIELGEVDAALSALPGVRAAAAAVRQSPAGGQVLVGYLVAEDGPLDLAALRHRLLDALPQALVPVLTVVDRLPVRTSGKVDRAALPWPLPTHEPRADGVPEGTAAWLAERWRELLGVPVTADADFFALGGTSLTAATLVTTLRERYPEVSVADLYHHPGLRQLADHLDTSAGSGGTRRDVRPVPRRAGAVQAAVVTALATFTGLRALVVLAAVDNLLGALPWATHTSWWTVAAGWLVLHSLPARLLLGAGAARLLTRGIRPGSHPRGGRVHLRLWAAERTVATVGVPHLLGTPWAPLYARLLGCAVGRNVVLHAMPPVTGMAAFGDGCAVEPEADVAGHWLDGDVLHVGPVRVDAGARVATRATLLPGAHLGPGAELAPGACATGPVPAGRTWTGSPARPGRDAVRSEDVSAGGPVGGRARWWRGAYAVALTGLGALPLVSLVPAVAVLYPLVADDRTLGSLVADLLWSAPLLTVVTAGTYAGLLAAVVRAVAPGLRPGDHPVDGGAAWCAWLTTRVMDTARRSLFACYASLFTPVWLRLLGARVGRRAEVSTVLTLPGLLRVRDGAFLADDTLAAPFEVRGGRLRLGRAEIGQRAFLGNSGIVGPGRTLLAGALVGVLSDVPEHAGPGTSWLGRPVFPVARTADAADPRRTFDPPARLVVARAAVELCRIVPLICAAVLADLVFVALQALVTTAGAPAAAACGGVLLLAAGTVACLTATAAKWLLVGAFRPGEHPLWSSFVWRNELYDTFVEQLAVPWLAGALHGTPMLNAWLRTLGARIGRGVWCETHWLPETDLVRLDDGASVNRGCVLQTHLFHDRLMRIDAVRLAEGATLGPHSVILPGALVGAGTVVGPASLVMRGETVPPGGRWMGNPVAVWPSGDRR, from the coding sequence TTGACCCCTCGTTCGAGATCCGCCGACCCGGCACGCCGGGCCGCACCAGCTCCCACCGCACCGGACACCGGCGCGGTGTGGCCCGCGGTATCCCCGGCGCCCCCCCGGACCCTCGTCGACATCCTGCTCGACACCGTCCGCCGGCACCCCACCGCACCGGCCCTCGACGACGGTTCCACGCTCCTGACCTACCGTGCGCTGCTGGCCGACGTCACCGCCCTCGCCGGCAAGCTGCGCGCCGAGGGCATCGGCGCCGGTGACCGGGTCGGGATACGCGTCCCGTCCGGCACCGCCGATCTGTACGTGGCCGTGCTGGCCGTGCTGTACGCGGGCGCCGCGTACGTGCCCGTGGACGCCGACGACCCGGACGAGCGGGCCGAGCTGATCTGGTCCGAGGCCGGGGTGTGCGCGGTGCTCGGGGCCGAGCGGTCGTTGACGCTGCGTCCGGAGGTGGCGGTGGGGGGTGTGGAGCGTGGTCCGGGTCCGGGGGATGACGCGTGGGTGATCTTCACGTCGGGGACGACGGGGCGGCCGAAGGGGGTGGCGGTCGGTCATCGGTCGGCGGCGGCGTTCGTGGACGCGGAGGCGGGGTTGTTCTGCCGGGAGCGGCCGTTGGGTCCGGGGGACCGGGTGCTGGCGGGGTTGTCGGTGGCGTTCGATGCGTCGTGTGAGGAGATGTGGCTGGCGTGGCGGCACGGGGGGTGTCTGGTGCCGGCGCCGCGGGAGGTGGTGCGGGCGGGGGCTGACTTGGGTCCGTGGCTGGTGGAGCGTGGGGTGACGGTGGTTTCCACGGTGCCGACGCTGGCGGCGTTGTGGCCGGTGGAGGCGTTGGCGCGGGTGCGGTTGCTGATCGTGGGGGGTGAGGCGTGTCCGGCTGAGCTGGTGGAGCGGCTGGGTGCGGGGCGGGAGATGTGGAACACCTATGGTCCGACGGAGACCACGGTGGTGGCGTTGGCGGCGCGGCTGGTGCCGGGTGAGCCGGTGCGGATCGGGGTGCCGCTGGCGGGGTGGGAGGTGGCGGTCGTCGACGCCCGTGGCCGTGCGGTGGCGTGGGGTGGGACGGGTGAGTTGTTGATCGCGGGGGTGGGGACGGCTCGTTATCTGGACGCGGTCAAGGATGCGGAGAAGTTCGGTGCGCATCCGGTGTTTCCGGGGCGTCGGGTGTACCGCAGTGGTGATCTGGTGCGGGCGGAGCGGGCGGGTCTGGTCTTCGCCGGACGTGCGGACGAGCAGGTGAAGCTGGCGGGGCGCCGGATCGAACTGGGGGAGGTCGACGCGGCGTTGAGCGCGCTGCCGGGGGTCCGCGCGGCAGCCGCGGCGGTACGGCAGAGCCCGGCCGGCGGCCAGGTGCTCGTCGGTTACCTGGTCGCCGAGGACGGGCCGCTGGACCTGGCGGCCTTGCGGCACCGGCTCCTCGACGCCCTGCCGCAGGCCCTCGTCCCCGTACTGACCGTGGTCGACCGGCTGCCGGTACGCACCTCCGGGAAGGTCGACCGGGCCGCCCTGCCCTGGCCACTGCCGACCCACGAACCGCGGGCCGACGGGGTGCCGGAGGGCACGGCGGCATGGCTCGCCGAACGGTGGCGCGAACTGCTGGGCGTCCCGGTCACCGCCGACGCCGACTTCTTCGCCCTCGGCGGCACCAGCCTGACCGCGGCCACCCTGGTGACCACGCTGCGCGAGCGCTACCCCGAGGTCTCCGTCGCCGACCTCTACCACCACCCCGGCCTGCGGCAGCTCGCCGACCACCTCGACACCTCGGCCGGAAGCGGCGGCACCCGGCGCGACGTTCGTCCGGTACCGCGCCGCGCCGGAGCCGTGCAGGCCGCCGTGGTGACCGCGCTCGCCACCTTCACCGGACTGCGCGCGCTGGTGGTGCTCGCCGCCGTGGACAACCTCCTCGGAGCCCTGCCGTGGGCGACGCACACCTCGTGGTGGACGGTGGCGGCCGGCTGGCTCGTCCTCCACAGCCTCCCGGCCCGGCTGCTCCTCGGCGCGGGCGCGGCCCGGCTGCTCACCCGCGGGATCCGCCCGGGCAGCCACCCGCGCGGCGGCCGGGTCCACCTGCGGCTGTGGGCGGCCGAACGGACGGTGGCCACCGTCGGGGTGCCCCATCTGCTCGGCACCCCGTGGGCCCCGCTCTACGCCAGGCTGCTGGGGTGCGCGGTGGGCCGGAACGTGGTGCTCCACGCCATGCCGCCGGTGACCGGCATGGCCGCCTTCGGCGACGGCTGCGCGGTGGAACCCGAGGCCGACGTCGCCGGCCACTGGCTCGACGGCGACGTGCTCCACGTCGGCCCGGTACGCGTCGACGCCGGCGCCCGGGTGGCCACCCGCGCCACCCTCCTCCCCGGCGCCCACCTGGGCCCCGGCGCCGAACTCGCCCCCGGCGCCTGCGCCACCGGCCCCGTACCCGCCGGCCGCACCTGGACCGGAAGCCCGGCCCGCCCCGGCCGGGACGCCGTGCGGTCCGAAGACGTATCGGCCGGCGGTCCCGTCGGCGGGCGGGCGCGGTGGTGGCGTGGTGCCTACGCCGTTGCGCTGACCGGGCTGGGGGCGTTGCCGCTGGTCTCGCTGGTTCCGGCGGTGGCGGTGCTGTATCCGCTGGTGGCCGACGACCGGACGCTCGGGTCGCTCGTGGCTGACCTGTTGTGGAGCGCCCCGCTGCTGACCGTGGTCACGGCGGGTACGTACGCGGGGTTGCTGGCGGCCGTGGTGCGGGCGGTCGCCCCGGGGCTGCGCCCGGGGGACCACCCGGTCGACGGCGGTGCCGCGTGGTGCGCCTGGCTGACGACGCGGGTGATGGACACCGCCCGCAGGTCGCTCTTCGCTTGCTACGCCTCGCTGTTCACCCCTGTGTGGCTGCGGTTGCTGGGGGCGCGGGTGGGGCGCCGGGCGGAGGTGTCGACGGTGCTCACGCTGCCGGGGCTGCTGCGGGTGCGGGACGGTGCCTTCCTCGCCGACGACACCCTGGCCGCCCCCTTCGAGGTGCGCGGCGGCCGGCTGCGGCTGGGCCGGGCCGAGATCGGGCAGCGGGCGTTCCTCGGCAACTCCGGGATCGTCGGCCCGGGCCGCACCCTGCTCGCCGGCGCCCTCGTCGGGGTACTGTCGGACGTGCCGGAACACGCCGGACCCGGCACGTCGTGGCTGGGCCGGCCGGTCTTCCCGGTGGCCCGCACCGCCGACGCCGCCGATCCCCGGCGTACCTTCGACCCGCCGGCCCGGCTGGTGGTGGCGCGCGCGGCGGTGGAGTTGTGCCGGATCGTGCCGCTGATCTGCGCGGCGGTCCTGGCCGACCTGGTCTTCGTGGCCCTCCAGGCGCTGGTGACCACCGCCGGGGCGCCGGCCGCGGCGGCCTGCGGCGGGGTGCTGCTGCTGGCCGCCGGCACCGTGGCCTGCCTGACCGCCACCGCCGCCAAGTGGCTGCTGGTCGGCGCCTTCCGGCCGGGCGAACACCCGCTGTGGAGCTCGTTCGTGTGGCGCAACGAGCTGTACGACACCTTCGTCGAACAGCTCGCGGTGCCGTGGCTGGCCGGCGCGCTGCACGGCACCCCGATGCTCAACGCCTGGCTGCGCACGCTGGGCGCCCGCATCGGCCGCGGGGTGTGGTGCGAGACGCACTGGCTGCCGGAGACCGACCTGGTGCGGCTGGACGACGGAGCGAGCGTCAACCGGGGCTGCGTGCTGCAGACCCACCTGTTCCACGACCGGCTGATGCGGATCGACGCCGTCCGGCTGGCCGAGGGCGCAACGCTCGGCCCGCACTCGGTGATCCTCCCCGGCGCCCTGGTCGGCGCGGGAACCGTCGTCGGACCCGCTTCGTTGGTCATGCGGGGCGAGACGGTCCCGCCGGGTGGCCGGTGGATGGGCAACCCGGTGGCCGTCTGGCCGTCCGGCGACCGCCGGTGA
- a CDS encoding SLAC1 family transporter, with product MDGDHRRRPERCPGGGLDAVTPAHGAGVMATGVLSVGLSSAGAGRLSAALLVVAVGWWLVLAVVFAARLVRRPERWSSEAESPPALTAVAATAVLGTRFALLGRYPVAWALLALAAVAWLGLLPVVLVRRGRRDAVPGSAFLVTVATEALAVPGGVLAAALRVEWPLVPSGCLLLLGLVLYALVLTRFDFGQLRDGAGDQWIFCGAVAISALAAARLDAAVRRVSGPGRPGTAVTVLDEAALALLLVSFACCLAALCCEVRWPRPRYDVRRWSTVFPLGMTASAALATGQTSGLRWAASAGRALVWVALAAWVVVAVGALRRSGRKAVTQ from the coding sequence GTGGACGGCGATCACCGGCGGCGGCCGGAACGGTGCCCGGGCGGCGGCCTGGATGCGGTCACCCCGGCGCACGGCGCGGGCGTGATGGCGACCGGGGTGCTCTCGGTCGGGCTCTCCTCGGCCGGCGCCGGACGGTTGTCGGCGGCCCTGCTGGTGGTGGCCGTCGGGTGGTGGCTGGTGCTGGCGGTGGTCTTCGCGGCGCGTCTGGTGCGGCGGCCGGAACGCTGGTCGAGCGAGGCGGAGAGCCCGCCGGCGCTGACCGCGGTGGCCGCGACCGCCGTGCTCGGCACCCGTTTCGCGCTGCTCGGCCGGTACCCGGTGGCGTGGGCGCTGCTGGCGCTCGCGGCCGTGGCGTGGCTGGGACTGCTGCCGGTGGTGCTGGTACGCCGTGGCCGGCGTGACGCGGTGCCGGGCTCGGCGTTCCTGGTCACCGTGGCCACCGAGGCGCTCGCGGTGCCGGGTGGCGTGCTCGCCGCCGCGCTGCGTGTCGAGTGGCCGCTGGTGCCCTCCGGCTGCCTGCTGCTGCTCGGGCTGGTGCTGTACGCGCTGGTGCTCACGCGGTTCGACTTCGGGCAGCTGCGCGACGGGGCGGGGGACCAGTGGATCTTCTGCGGCGCGGTGGCGATCTCGGCGCTGGCCGCCGCCCGGCTCGACGCGGCGGTGCGCCGGGTGTCCGGTCCAGGCCGCCCGGGTACGGCGGTGACGGTGCTGGACGAGGCGGCGCTGGCGCTGCTGCTGGTCTCGTTCGCCTGCTGCCTGGCCGCGCTCTGCTGCGAGGTGCGGTGGCCGCGGCCCAGGTACGACGTACGCCGCTGGTCGACCGTGTTCCCGCTGGGCATGACCGCGTCGGCGGCGCTGGCCACCGGGCAGACGTCGGGCCTGCGGTGGGCGGCGTCGGCGGGCCGGGCGCTGGTGTGGGTGGCGCTGGCGGCGTGGGTGGTGGTGGCGGTGGGCGCGCTGCGCCGTTCCGGCCGGAAGGCTGTTACGCAGTAA
- a CDS encoding GNAT family N-acetyltransferase: protein MTSSIPPVVAAGRMARGEQPVLGLSDGEELRPWRAEDAGVLAASCGDPAIRQWNRTPALTIREAEERIDNWRRRWWAEERAVWAIARRGGEVLGLIGVGDIDLGRGGGELFYWLLPAGQGGGTMTRAVLRVARWALDEVGLHRLVITHSVANPASCRVAEATGFRLEGTMRGALLHADGWHDEHLHARLQGDPWP, encoded by the coding sequence ATGACCTCCTCGATACCGCCCGTGGTGGCCGCCGGACGGATGGCCCGTGGCGAACAGCCGGTGCTGGGGCTCTCCGACGGCGAGGAACTGCGCCCCTGGCGCGCCGAGGACGCCGGGGTGCTGGCGGCCTCCTGCGGCGACCCGGCGATCAGGCAGTGGAACCGCACCCCGGCGCTGACGATCCGCGAGGCCGAGGAGCGCATCGACAACTGGCGGCGCCGGTGGTGGGCGGAGGAGCGCGCGGTGTGGGCGATCGCGCGGCGCGGCGGCGAGGTGCTCGGCCTGATCGGGGTCGGCGACATCGACCTGGGGCGCGGCGGCGGCGAGTTGTTCTACTGGCTGCTGCCCGCGGGCCAGGGCGGCGGCACCATGACGCGGGCGGTGCTGCGGGTCGCCCGGTGGGCGCTGGACGAGGTCGGCCTGCACCGTCTGGTGATCACCCACTCGGTGGCCAACCCGGCCTCCTGCCGGGTCGCCGAGGCCACCGGGTTCCGGCTGGAGGGCACCATGCGCGGCGCGCTGCTGCACGCCGACGGCTGGCACGACGAGCATCTGCACGCCCGCCTCCAGGGCGACCCCTGGCCCTGA
- a CDS encoding response regulator transcription factor, with protein MLNVVLAEDSVLLRAGLVELLTRGGHRVTAAVGDAEALSRAVDAQVPDVVVADVRMPPGHRDEGLRAAVELRERHPGLAVLVLSQYVATAYATRLLSDGGAGPAGLGYLLKDRVGEVAEFFDALRRVAAGETVIDPEVVRVLLARRTAGRPLDRLTPREREVLALMAEGRTNESIARRITTTEAAVVKHAGNIFAKLSLEPADGNRRVLAVLAYLRHATG; from the coding sequence GTGCTGAACGTGGTGCTCGCCGAGGACTCGGTGCTGCTGCGCGCCGGTCTGGTGGAACTGCTCACCCGTGGCGGCCACCGGGTCACCGCGGCGGTCGGTGACGCCGAGGCGTTGTCGCGGGCGGTGGACGCCCAGGTGCCGGACGTCGTCGTGGCGGACGTGCGCATGCCGCCCGGCCACCGGGACGAGGGCCTGCGCGCCGCCGTCGAGCTGCGCGAGCGCCACCCCGGACTCGCCGTGCTGGTGCTCTCCCAGTACGTCGCCACCGCGTACGCGACCCGGCTGCTGTCGGACGGCGGCGCCGGCCCGGCCGGCCTGGGGTACCTGCTGAAGGACCGGGTCGGTGAAGTGGCCGAGTTCTTCGACGCGTTGCGGCGGGTGGCGGCCGGCGAGACGGTGATCGACCCGGAGGTGGTACGCGTTCTGCTGGCCCGCCGCACCGCCGGCCGCCCGCTGGACCGGCTCACCCCGCGCGAACGCGAGGTGCTGGCGCTGATGGCCGAGGGACGCACCAACGAGTCGATCGCCCGGCGCATCACCACCACCGAGGCCGCCGTGGTCAAGCACGCGGGCAACATCTTCGCCAAGCTCTCCCTGGAACCGGCGGACGGCAACCGTCGGGTGCTCGCGGTGCTGGCGTACCTGCGGCACGCCACCGGCTGA
- a CDS encoding DUF2029 domain-containing protein, which produces MEAAGRWKWAVVWLGAAVWAAGFPLLSTLDTHRVWGRCAAAGYLLAACVTLWWPASRARGVASGCAVAGAVVVPLAVLLLTGGRQSEVDVIERSARLLLSTGTPYLPDPRRVGDYTPYLPGMALLGLPRVVLAPLGGVGAVLGDARVWCAAVFLGSLAAARPGWARGRPWVLIASPVVALPLCVSGVDLPLTGLCCLAVSWAARGRPGWAGVALAAASSLKWTAWPAVAVVVAFAGAVLGARAAVRCAVVAGTGAVALVLPCVLVAPGRVVEQVLAFPAGRGAVATPAGSPLPGHLLAALGPAGWYAAVALVVCGAVLVAVSLVVRPPRTAVAAADRLAAGLSVAFLLAPAGRFGYLTLPVVLSVWVRRAGPGRRGTRGVAVAGRTASGLAAEAGDDQLLPHRGGPSGGLLADA; this is translated from the coding sequence GTGGAGGCAGCGGGACGGTGGAAGTGGGCCGTGGTGTGGCTGGGGGCGGCGGTGTGGGCCGCGGGGTTCCCGTTGCTGTCCACGCTGGACACGCACCGGGTGTGGGGTCGCTGTGCGGCGGCCGGGTATCTCCTCGCGGCCTGTGTGACGCTGTGGTGGCCCGCCTCGCGGGCGCGGGGGGTTGCGTCGGGGTGCGCGGTCGCCGGGGCGGTCGTGGTGCCGTTGGCGGTGCTGCTGCTGACCGGGGGGCGGCAGAGCGAGGTGGACGTGATCGAGCGTTCCGCGCGGTTGCTGTTGTCGACGGGCACCCCGTACCTGCCCGATCCGCGCCGGGTGGGCGACTACACGCCGTACCTGCCGGGGATGGCGTTGCTCGGGCTGCCGCGGGTGGTGCTGGCACCGCTCGGCGGGGTGGGCGCGGTGCTGGGGGACGCCCGGGTGTGGTGTGCGGCGGTCTTCCTGGGGTCGTTGGCGGCGGCGCGTCCGGGGTGGGCGCGGGGGCGGCCGTGGGTGCTGATCGCCTCGCCGGTGGTGGCGTTGCCGTTGTGTGTCAGCGGGGTCGATCTGCCGTTGACCGGGTTGTGTTGTCTGGCGGTGTCGTGGGCGGCGCGGGGGCGGCCGGGGTGGGCGGGGGTCGCGCTCGCCGCCGCGTCGTCGCTGAAGTGGACGGCGTGGCCGGCGGTCGCCGTGGTGGTGGCGTTCGCCGGCGCGGTGCTGGGTGCCCGGGCGGCGGTGCGGTGCGCGGTGGTGGCCGGGACGGGGGCGGTGGCGCTGGTGCTGCCGTGCGTGCTGGTGGCCCCGGGCCGGGTGGTGGAGCAGGTGCTGGCGTTCCCCGCCGGACGCGGTGCGGTGGCGACCCCGGCGGGCAGCCCGTTGCCGGGCCATCTGCTGGCGGCGCTGGGTCCGGCCGGGTGGTACGCGGCGGTGGCGCTGGTGGTCTGCGGCGCGGTGCTGGTGGCGGTGTCGCTGGTGGTGCGTCCGCCACGGACCGCGGTGGCCGCCGCGGACCGGCTGGCCGCCGGGTTGTCGGTGGCGTTCCTGCTGGCCCCGGCGGGCCGGTTCGGCTACCTCACGCTGCCGGTGGTGCTGTCGGTGTGGGTACGGCGGGCGGGGCCGGGCCGCCGGGGTACGCGGGGCGTGGCGGTGGCCGGCCGGACCGCGTCAGGGCTTGCGGCCGAGGCCGGCGACGATCAGCTGCTCCCACACCGTGGGGGCCCGTCCGGCGGACTCCTGGCCGATGCGTGA